One window of Plasmodium berghei ANKA genome assembly, chromosome: 5 genomic DNA carries:
- a CDS encoding apicoplast integral membrane protein, putative: MKKIKLVRYLIIVGLIKNVICLNVIKNRNFEIVSDLPIYYNDGNKHMRKKMYMHINMHNFENNMSNDMLRNKYMNENDSNKYDLSKLKKIKNLISKYKLNINKEDIERVKAKTKELLLYKYNDAKKYYTILSNKLKDDSVVYYNQFKNYYNISFNYLKYKYSNSYIQEYINKIPFFNKPTHFSKMISYNSVNILFLFFTLFCFKANYLYAFFKKRYAFIGEFQNTKTEKLVKIHTLSTLFFFFYKFCILRLIFILNSYDFFSKKFYLVNNLVHVLFFSYISLFPYLLVQANWGSFHLLGSKKSKILGWAALTQLFFIYTRLIFQSNLSFLKKWTDEQFFNKDEILKEIKERKKMDFYVNLLNQYSFLKKLYLGNNKIYEVALYLHRYKYLLDIISPINSLFYIYIVHSIYFYLNNLSFAGIYVSSFSFALLMLKIVSNKIDLYFLRKF, from the exons atgaagaaaataaaattggtgaggtatttaattattgtaggattaattaaaaatgtaatatgtttaaatgttataaaaaatagaaatttTGAAATTGTTTCTGATTTAccaatatattataatgatGGTAATAAACATATGAGGAAGAAGatgtatatgcatataaatatgcataactttgaaaataatatgagcAATGATATGctaagaaataaatatatgaatgaaaatgattcaaataaatatgatttaagtaagctaaaaaaaataaaaaatcttatcagtaaatataaattaaatataaataaagaagatATTGAACGGGTTAAAGCCAAAACAAAAGAAttacttttatataaatataatgatgcaaaaaaatattacacaATATTATCtaacaaattaaaagacGATTCAGTAGTTTACTATAatcaatttaaaaattattataatatatcatttaattatttaaaatataaatattctaaTAGCTATATACAAGagtatattaataaaattccCTTTTTTAACAAGCCAACacatttttctaaaatgaTAAGCTATAATTcagttaatatattatttttattttttactttattttgttttaaagccaattatttatatgccttttttaaaaaaagatacGCATTTATTGGAGAATTTCAAAATACGAAAACAGAAAAACTCGTTAAAATACACACTTTATCTAccctatttttttttttctacaaattttgtattcttagacttatatttattcttaATTCATATGATTtcttttcaaaaaaattttaccttgtaaataatttagttcatgttctttttttctcttaTATTTCTCTTTTCCCTTATCTCCTTGTGCAAGCTAATTGGGGTAGTTTCCATTTGCTTGgatcaaaaaaaa GTAAAATCCTCGGTTGGGCTGCCCTTACTCagctattttttatttatacccGATTGATTTTTCAAAGCAATTTATCTTTTCTGAAAAAATGGACAGAtgaacaattttttaataaagaTGAAATACTTAAAGAAATAAAGGAAAGGAAAAAGATGGATTTTTATGTCAACTTATTAAATCAATATagttttttgaaaaaattatatttgggaaataataaaatatatgaagtTGCATTATACTTACatagatataaatatttattggaTATTATTTCACCAATTAATtcattgttttatatatatatagttcattcaatttatttttatttaaacaatCTATCATTTGCTGGCATATATGTATCTTCCTTTTCATTTGCTCTTTTAATGCTAAAAATTGTGTCCAATAAAATTGATTTGTACTTTTTGAGAAAATTCTAA
- a CDS encoding endomembrane protein 70, putative, whose amino-acid sequence MLYRFFWIQTFFWLSTYFVKNVNSYLPGMSPTAYKEGDKVVINIKNLYSRRAVTSLNYFSFHLCSSNDNNKKEERAPNIFKIISGDILYNSFIETNFKQNKTCANYCEILINDDVYNKYKYLILYNYNIIYTTDNMDIFREDPKRKGLYYSGIPIGFIKDGQYHLYNYYKIKILYNSAKPNSDLHYIVGFEVNPESHDFTNDNACSNNEKSFIMEKNKKVIFKYDIIYEKSDNSYQHRSEHYYRNLNDQSIIHWFSIINSIILIILLSGFISTILIKTLHKDINKYNRINTNIFETDDLDDRGWKLVHGDVFRKPRNSTFFSAFIGVGIQLIFMIIVCAIISFIGIYKYKQRYRYIQIMFFIWVFISSISGYASSRLYKLFKSKHVKLTVLRTSMIYPFILFLIFFLINIVLKYENSNTAISFSSLIFVCILWFGISIPLICLGSYIGNKKKPTELPVRVNNIPRHIPKQPFFNSFFVSSILVGLVLFAAMYTELFFLFTSLWKRNMYYLVGFLFLVIFLLGLLSAQLSIAITYYTLSCEDYNWWWKSFFAPGFSGIFLFLYSIYYFFSKLSIYTFSETFIYFAYSFIMSYTCFIYTGTAGFLASFIFLKKIYSSIKID is encoded by the exons ATGCTGTATCGATTTTTTTGGATCcaaacatttttttggCTTTCAACTTATTTTGTGAAAAATGTCAACTCCTATCTTCCTGGAATGAGCCCTACT GCCTATAAAGAAGGTGACAAAGttgttattaatataaaaaacttaTATAGTAGACGAGCAGTTACGAGCTTAAACTATTTTTCATTCCATTTATGTTCCTCAAAtgataataacaaaaaagaGGAAAGAGCgccaaatatttttaaaataatatcaggagacatattatataattcatttatCGAAACTaattttaaacaaaataaaacatgTGCAAATTATTgtgaaatattaataaacgATGatgtttataataaatataaatatctaattctatataattacaatattatatatactactGATAATATGGATATATTTCGAGAGGATCCAAAACGGAAGGGTTTATACTACTCTGGAATACCCATTGGTTTCATAAAAGAT GGACAATACCATCTCTACaattattacaaaataaaaattttatataatagtgCAAAACCAAACTCGGATTTGCATTATATAGTTGGGTTTGAAGTAAACCCAGAAAG CCATGACTTCACAAATGATAATGCATGTAGTAATAACGAAAAAAGTTTtataatggaaaaaaataaaaaagttatatttaaatatgatataatatatgaaaaaagtGATAACTCTTATCAGCACAGATCTGAACATTATTATCGAAATTTAAACGACCAAAGTATTATACATTGGTTTTCAATTATCAAtagtataattttaattatattattgtcaGGATTTATAAgtacaattttaataaaaacattacataaagatataaataaatataatagaatTAATACAAACATATTTGAAACAGATGATTTAGATGATCGAGGTTGGAAATTAGTTCATGGCGATGTTTTTAGAAAACCACGAAAttcaacatttttttcagcTTTTATTGGGGTTGGTATacaattaatatttatgattATTGTTTGTGctattatatcatttatagggatatataaatataaacaaagatatagatatattcagatcatgttttttatatgggTATTTATTAGTAGTATATCTGGATATGCATCATCAAGattgtataaattattcaaaaGTAAACATGTTAAACTAACTGTTTTAAGAACATCAATGATATAtccatttatattatttcttatttttttccttatCAATATTGtgttaaaatatgaaaattcaAATACTGCAATATCTTTTAGTTCTTTGATATTTGTTTGCATATTATGGTTTGGTATATCTATTCCTTTAATATGTCTTGGCTCATATATtgggaataaaaaaaaaccgACTGAATTGCCTGTTCgtgttaataatattccAAGGCATATTCCAAAGCAGcccttttttaattcattttttgtttcgTCAATTCTCGTTGGACTCGTTCTATTCGC GGCGATGTACACCGAGTTATTCTTTCTGTTTACTTCCTTGTGGAAAagaaatatgtattatttagttg GCTTCTTATTTTTAGTAATATTTCTGTTGGGGTTATTAAGCGCACAATTGTCAATAGCAATAACATACTATACATTATCATG TGAGGATTACAATTGGTGGTGGAAATCGTTTTTTGCTCCAGGTTTTTCcggaatatttttatttttatattcaatttattattttttttcgaaattAAGTATATACACTTTTTCAGAAacctttatttattttgcatattcatttattatgtCTTATacttgttttatatatactggCACAGCAGGATTTTTAgcttcttttatttttctaaaaaaaatatattcatctATTAAAATTGATTAA
- a CDS encoding ATP-dependent RNA helicase ROK1, putative, whose amino-acid sequence MDVIKKLTYGLNLKNNDLMSLKEENLKPLKNIININTASVLNINNSKKKGIIKDCESINFSKFKKNEKLVNKYMKENDINIEYFNLNRVVIPIRFFNDIADCIESTNYDNNKLFQNVDKSDNSSCPKVNKENICDNIISENDESLLKVEMNNINENIEIRNKKIKSEEIKKLMNTIKNTLYFEYPTSIQKICIPSILNGFNTICISQTGSGKTCAFLIPLLLKLISYDNVNNNDDNNDKSHDLVYFRSLVIVPTVELAIQIYEHAIILFESFRKFNIINLQNKEIEINKNVDVCICTPLVLLQLLEKEKKISLQKCFYIVFDEVDKLFEIKFLEHVNCLLNKIKNIKIQKIFTTATLPGKVKSFINTLCVNYTIVYFGKNINTINNNIKQELIYINSEDDKFIVLNNLIKNKEIHIPVLIFTDSIEKCKYVYKNLIKSMTSINTNNINYTSYIETLTSDKSKEERNKIFQKLKSGNIWYLICTDVMSRGIDINGIETVINYDVCYDKYNYIHRIGRVCRSDNKKEGKAITFFTKNNIKYMNDIIRFVKNSGTQIPEYLENFRFAPTPKFNNFAMAHQKGKGKNKEKLDKKKKKISRKISKKKKEKKKTQ is encoded by the coding sequence atggatgtaataaagaaattgaCGTATGGGctgaatttaaaaaataacgaTTTGATGAGtttaaaagaagaaaatttaaagccattaaaaaatataataaatataaatactgCTTCagtattaaatataaataatagtaaaaaaaaagggatAATAAAAGATTGCGAATctataaatttttcaaaatttaaaaaaaatgaaaagttagtgaataaatatatgaaggAAAATGACATAAACATCGAGTATTTTAATTTGAACAGAGTTGTGATTCCTattcgtttttttaatgacATAGCTGATTGTATTGAAAGTAcaaattatgataataacAAACTTTTTCAAAATGTGGATAAATCTGACAATAGTTCTTGTCCAAAAGTGAATAAAGAAAACATTTgtgataatattatttcagaaaatgatgaaagCCTTTTAAAAGTTGAgatgaataatattaatgaaaatatagaaataagaaataaaaaaataaaaagtgaagaaataaaaaaacttatgaatacaataaaaaatacattatattttgaatatcCAACAtctattcaaaaaatatgtataccTTCAATTTTAAATGGATTTAATACAATTTGTATTTCGCAAACTGGAAGTGGTAAAACATGTGCCTTTTTGATTCCACTTCTTCTAAAATTAATTAGTTATGACAATGTAAAcaataatgatgataataatgacAAAAGCCACGATTTGGTTTACTTTCGAAGCCTTGTAATAGTCCCAACTGTCGAATTGGCTATCCAAATTTATGAACATgcaataattttatttgagTCGTTcagaaaatttaatataattaatcttcaaaataaagaaattgaaattaacaaaaacgTTGATGTATGTATTTGTACACCCTTAGTACTTTTACAGTTATtggaaaaagaaaaaaaaataagtttacaaaaatgtttttatatcGTTTTTGATGAAGTAGATAAactttttgaaataaaatttttagaGCATGTTAACTGTTTgctaaataaaataaaaaatataaaaattcaaaaaatattcacaACAGCTACATTGCCAGGAAAAGTCAaatcatttataaatacattatGTGTAAATTATActattgtttattttggtaaaaatataaatacaataaataataatattaaacaggagttaatatatataaatagtgaagatgataaatttattgttttaaataatttgataaaaaataaagaaatacatataccagttttaatttttacaGATAGTATagaaaaatgtaaatatgtttataaaaatttgataaaatcTATGACAAGtattaatacaaataatataaattatactTCTTATATTGAAACATTAACTTCTGATAAATCAAAAGAggaaagaaataaaatatttcagaAACTTAAATCTGGAAATATATGGTATCTCATTTGTACTGATGTTATGAGTAGAGGTATAGATATAAATGGGATTGAAACAgttataaattatgatgtatgttatgataaatataattatattcatagaATTGGCAGAGTTTGTAGAtcagataataaaaaagaaggTAAAGcaattacattttttactaaaaataatattaaatatatgaatgaTATTATACgatttgttaaaaatagtGGAACCCAAATTCCAgaatatttagaaaattttaGATTTGCCCCAACACCGAAATTTAATAACTTTGCTATGGCTCACCAGAAAGGAAAAGgcaaaaataaagaaaagcttgacaaaaaaaaaaaaaaaataagcagaaaaataagcaaaaaaaagaaagaaaaaaaaaaaacacaataG
- a CDS encoding deoxyribose-phosphate aldolase, putative — MANYTEKFAAWSIICLTDHTFLDENGTEDDIRELCKESVRTCPFAAAVCVYPKFVKFINEKIKQEINPFKPKIACVINFPHGTDSIEKILNDTKKAVDDGVDEIDLVINYKKIIENIDEGLKEATNLTQSVKNLLKNKILKVIIEVGELKNEDLIIKTTLAVLEGNADFIKTSTGKVQVHATPSSVEYIIKAIKEYIKNNPDKNNKVGLKVSGGISDLNTASHYILLARKFLSSFACHPDNFRIGSSSLVLKLRKVIAQCPM; from the coding sequence aTGGCTAACTATACAGAAAAATTCGCAGCGTGGTCAATTATTTGCTTAACTGATCATACATTTTTGGACGAAAATGGTACTGAAGATGATATAAGAGAATTGTGTAAAGAGTCAGTTAGGACATGCCCATTCGCAGCAGCAGTTTGTGTATATCCtaaatttgtaaaatttattaatgaaaaaataaaacaagaAATAAATCCATTCAAACCTAAAATCGCATGTGTAATAAATTTCCCACATGGAACAGATAGTATAGAAAAAATTCTGAACGACACAAAAAAAGCTGTGGATGATGGAGTTGATGAAATTGACTTGgtcataaattataaaaaaattatagaaaatattgaTGAGGGATTAAAAGAAGCTACTAATCTAACACAAAGtgttaaaaatttattaaaaaataaaattttaaaagttATTATTGAAGTTGGTGAGcttaaaaatgaagatttaattataaaaacaacTTTAGCAGTACTTGAGGGGAATGCagattttataaaaaccTCAACGGGAAAAGTTCAAGTCCATGCAACCCCTTCTTCAgttgaatatattataaaagcaataaaagaatatataaaaaataatcctGACAAGAATAATAAAGTTGGATTAAAAGTATCAGGGGGGATATCCGATTTAAATACAGCTAgccattatattttattagcaagaaaatttttaagTAGTTTTGCATGCCATCCAGACAATTTTAGGATTGGATCATCATCATTAGTGTTAAAATTGAGAAAAGTTATTGCCCAGTGTCcaatgtaa